The sequence TGGAGAATTCCTTCACTAAAAGTTTAATCAGTTCCCTGAAATCAATCCTTCCGTCCGCCGTATAAAAAAATGTCAGTTTGTTTCTGTCAAAGGTGCTCTCCACACTAAACAGGTTCATTAAAAGGTCCAGGTCTTTTATGCATTTAATGCAGTATTCATGGGCCTGCCGTTCCAGTGATTCAAGTTCCATGCGCCGGCTGAAATCTTCCTGGGTGGCCAGTCTGACAATATTTTTTAAGGACCTTTCGTCTTTATCTTTTTCCCGGGATGGGACGGCAACGATGCCAAACCCTAACCCTTGTTCGGTTTCAACAATCACTCGATCGTCTAAATTTACGACCAGGGCTTGGCTGTTGAAATCGTATATTTTACCTGCGGTTTTAAATTTAACGCCGGCAACATTTACCATAAAAATTAGCCTCTTTGTTATATGAAAGTTAACATATCGTTTTGTGTTACTTTCATATTTTGTTGTGGGTTGGGCCTGGGTGTTGATAGACCAGGTCAGCCCATGGCTGTTATTCAAATAAAGACAAGGAAAGGAAAAAACGGTCAAGGGTCAGTCTTGTGCCGCTGTTGGATTCCAGTCTTTTTTCCGTTTCATGAAACAGTGTCATCCATGTTAACATACGGGAGTATGAATGCATCCTATTAATATCTTTAAATGCACTTAAAAAATCAAGGTTAACTATTTTATTCGGCATGTATTTTAATATGCAAAGGTCTCTGAATACGGTTCGGAGCACTGCCATGACATCATGAATATATTTCGGGCGGGCTGACAGCAGCCTGGATAAATCAAGGCATTTAAAGGCATTTTCGTGCGGTGGCGCTGCCAAAAATCGGCATATTTCTTTGATTAACCATGGCCGCAATATTTTCCAGTCAGGCGTACCCTCTTTGGCCAGCCCTGAAAGACGCAGGGCCTGGTCCAGGTCGCTTGCGGCCGTTCCGCTGATAATGTGGGCGGTTTCAGGATCAAGGCCGTATTGTGTGCATAA comes from uncultured Desulfobacter sp. and encodes:
- the ricT gene encoding regulatory iron-sulfur-containing complex subunit RicT, which translates into the protein MVNVAGVKFKTAGKIYDFNSQALVVNLDDRVIVETEQGLGFGIVAVPSREKDKDERSLKNIVRLATQEDFSRRMELESLERQAHEYCIKCIKDLDLLMNLFSVESTFDRNKLTFFYTADGRIDFRELIKLLVKEFSIRIEMRQVGIRNLSKHVGGVGKCGRELCCSSFMHTFDPVSIKMAKEQGLSLNPTKISGVCGRLMCCLTFENETYRHYKKKMPKLGKIIALENVKGKVVRQNVLRQSITVRLEDRTEKEIFLSQLNKETTGNPSQ